TTCAGCAATGTTTTAAGACAAGTCAGACAGCACCAGTATCTGAATAGATTAGCAACGTGTTGTTTATGCAGGAGCAGTGCATCTTTAAtcaaagcactcaggaggcggaggcaggcaatCTGAAttgattgaggccagcctgtagctagagaccctgtctggaaaaccaaaaatatttaagaatctaACAAAACaatgttggagagatggttcagcagttaagagtattctCTGTTCATTCCCAGAGTACttaggttcaatacccagcacccacatgccagctctTAACTGGCTAACTGcactttcagaggatctgacgcATTCACTTATATGCATGCAAACAAGAATGCACATGAAATCCAAAAATTATTCACCAAAAGTActtaaaatatagtattttacTAATACTTGTTGCTAAGAGTTATAAAATGTTAGTTTTGCTGTAGTAGTAAATTGCTTAATAATTAAATCAGTAGTTAATACTGCTAAAATGGCAACACTCCTCAGAACATAAATTACTCATTTGTAGTTATTGGCCCTAAAAAATTCAGATATTCAAGAAACCTCGGTAGAAAATTATCTGCACAAGGAAAAACcaaagggtttttttctttcatacttGGTCTCAATAAGGAATAAGCTACAAAACTTGAAAGCTAATTTTCATTACAGTAATTTTGGTAAGTTTCTACATTTTGCAAAGAAACCAAGCTTTATAAGAATTAACTTGCTTGATAGCCCCCTAATAAGAGCAAAGAtgcagctggatggtggtggcacacacatgtaatcctagcactcgggaggtagaggcaggtggatctgagttcgaggccagcctggtctacatacagagctagtgcaggacaggctccaaagctacagagaaaccctatctcaaaaaaccaaaagagcaaAGATGCTTGTTATCTAATTGtgcaaggaataaaaaaaaatatagtcaATAAACATGAGATGATCATTTTAGTCATCTAGGGAATGTAAACCAAACATGAAGATAATACTCTTTAACTTGGGAAGAACTCCCATATACTGTCGACAGTAACCAATGTCCACAGTAACAGCGTATCTCCAAGATTTCTCATCCCATGAAAGTTAGAGTACAATTATCAATTTTTGCAAAAAATAGTGAAGCCAGGCAAATGAAACCATCTTCTGTTATGTGACATAAATATTACTTTGAAACGGCCAGTCTACAAAATTCACAAGTAGCTAACTACAGCGTAAGGAATCCTGGAGCATAGAGTaaaggctgtggtggtacaccttTCATATCGGCACTTTCgtatcaggaggcagaagtggatCCGAGTTCATAGCCAGCCACaatgagacccaggacagccaggaccaaaCAGTGAAACATCCATGTGGGAGAATAAATGCAGGATTACAAACATGCAATAAGGGTgagtggggatgtagctcagtagtggagTACATGCTttgcatgtatgaggccctgggttctatccccagcatctCCAGGTGTTAATATCTTtgggggggctagagagatggcttaaaggTTGTTGAAGAGCACTgattgcccttccagaggtcctgagttcaattcccaacacccacatggtggctcacaaccatctgtaatgacatctggcgccctcttctgtatacataataaatttaaaaacacaaatatgcaataaaaattttaagtctgTCCTGAATCTACCGCTGTTGTCTAAATGCTTCTCCTTGGGACAATCAAAGCTTTCCTCTGCTTTTACATTTCTTCATTCCAATGTGTGTGCAGTGTTTGGCAAGGCTTATTGGCTCTTCCTAAAGATATATGTGCCATTAGAATTAAGCTGCCAGATTGCAATTAACAGAACAATCCATCTCCAACTACTTGAGTGTTATTTAACATCTCAAAAAAAGCAGATGCTTCTCACTTTCACAATCTAGATCTGAGATTATGATCTGGATGCACATGGCACTTGCTCTAAGATGAATTCTAAGTACAAAATACTCTTCAGACAGTAGGCTTTTTAAAATGGAGTGAATCACATTACTCAGTAAGATCACTTAAGTACCCATTAAGTATGTATGTgcgtatacatatgtgcatatatatatatgcatatatatagtgAGTACACAAAGTTAATTCAGATCTGAGTTTAATTCACAAGTTCTACCAACTGTGGCCACAGATTTTCCACACCAGTCTCATTAAATAGAAGCAGGAAGTTCACGTAATAACTACCTTCTCAGTATTGGGGAAAATTGTCTTGTTAGAATTTATACcataaagccaggtggtgatggcccacgcctttaatcccagcactcgagaggcagaggcaggcagatcttttgtgcgttcaaggccagcctggactacagaacaagatccaggaaaggcacaaagctacagagaaacctggactcaaaaaacaaaaaacagggctggagagatggctcagtggttaagagcagcgactgctcttacagaggtcttgagttcaattcccagcaaccacatggtggctcacaaccacttgtaatgatacctggtgccctcttctggcctgcagggacacatgcaggcagaatactgtatacataataaaataaatcttaaaaaaatttatactGTGTCTAATCACATGATAAAATAAACCCAAtgttttttgtgatttttttaatactACTTTTAGTATAAAATTGGCTttagttttaatcccagcactcaggaggccagcctggtctacagagagcatGCATGATCCAAGACAGTAAACcttttgggggtgtggggggggggtgcgaCACAGGACATTGGCTTTAGAAGCTAATGCTGAAATGCTTTCTTGTTACCAGAAACAATGCCAATTTACATAAACTGAGTTATCTTTTTAGCTATCCTTAACCATGTAATTTCATACAAGATATTTAAGTAATGTCATGCATTACCTAAAATGATTTGTTCCAAGTATTTCATCCTTATGAAACATACGgggttttttatgttttttgtttttgtttttttttttttgttttcaagacagtttctctgtggctttctttggagcctgtcctggactagctctgtagaccaggctggccttgaactcaagagatccaccagcctctgtctcctaagtgctgggattacaggcgtgcgccaccaccgcccggcgtaatattctttcaaaacatatatatatatgtatatatgtgtgtgtatatatatatatgtatatatgaccaATCCCAGAACCCCTAACAAGATATTCAAAGACAACAAACTGTCATGTTAAGACATTTCTTATCTGTTTATTACAGATAGCACTTGATCATAATGAAATCTTATTTTAACCATATtttaaactcaaaaaaaaaaaaaaaaaacaatgtccCATTATAGTAGCCTGTCATAAGGAAACAAGAGTCACAGGCCAAAATCCTTTACAGGCACAGAAATCTTTACTTTCAccgtgtggtggtggcacatgcctttaatcccagcagagccaggcgatctgaatgaggccagcctggagtaccaagtgagttccaggacaggagcaaaagctacacagagaaaccctgtctcgcaaaacacaaacaaaacaaaaaaaaagggcaatctttacttttaaaacatcAATCATACAACCACTTTTTTAAGAGTGCATTGGCAAATCAATTTCCTAAAACCCTTTGTATATGTAATGTCAAGTTTCTAAAACACTACATATACTTACtcttcatcatcctcatcatcttcGTCGTCATCCTCATCATCCTCGTcaagttttacttttttcttaaagaaaaacagacatttaTGAACAAGAGCCATCCCTTAGTGGTTAACCAATCTGAAAGGCAGAACACATGTcttctaactttaaaaaaatctttttaccTGGGGAACCTTGTTACCACCTCCAGGAGCAGATCGTTTTCCAGACATACTTAAGAGTTTCACatcctcctcatcttcatcttctgactctgcatcttcctctacagctaaaataaaattagacataCTTTTCAAAACTTAACAGTAGATAACACATGGTATTTTTtccaataatttattttatgtgcatcggtgtgaggatgtcagataccctgaaactggagttatagttgtgagctgccatgtaggtgctgggaattgaacccgggtccccaggaagaacagccaatggttgtaaccgctgagccatctctctagccgcCACATGAAAAAACTCCATTAAGGGTAGCAAATGAGGATCAGAAACTTTAAAATGTTCACCGcagttttaataaacaaaaatcagacCTTTCTAAACATACATTACCAGATTCCCATTTTGGCATAAGACAACTAGAACTAAAGCATGCTTTACAAAGTCCAAACTGAGATCTAAGAAGATACCCTAACTAGTTATAAGACCTTTCTTTGTGTCTAAACCTGATcagtgttcaatccccagaacccatgtagtgGTAGGAAAACTCTAGGCAAATTGTATTGTCTGACCTGGACATTCCATGGAACATATGCCAACacacaaatgtttaaaagaaaaaagccagttcCACTTAGAAACTAAGCAGAAAATACCAtagtagatttaaaaaacaaaaaacttacctACTAGGTGCTGTCCACTAATATGCACAGGCCCTGAACCACACTTCAACCTTAAGACCACAGGTGGTGTAATTTCAAAGCCCCCAAGAGAAACCTAAAAATGAGCAATTTTCAATCATTAAACATTGTGAATATTTTACACCAAGTATCACCAGCAAACTTATACATCAATAAACCTATTTAGAAGCAACACAAAATTGCACAGAAGATGTAGCTTTTTGAAGCATCTTTGTGTATCTTAAATTTGTCTTAAGAGACCCAATGTGAAATCCCAAAATCCCATGTTTAGAAATGTACTTACTGTTGGTTGTACAGACATTTTCAAAGTTGCCAGTGTTACTTTAATTGGACTGCCTTCATAGTTCATTGCTTCTGCCTCTACGATGTGTAACTCGTCTTTTGCCCCTGCCCCTAAACTAACCTGTGAACAAAAAGATACTTAAGTCTCCGCTGTTCATGAATACCCTTCAAAATTTTAACTAGCCTGTCCCCACTACTGATAGTTAACTAATCATCCCATTTAATGTACTTGAGAAAGACTATGTTCCCAAGAAATACCACTAATGAAGCCAGCAGACTTAAAAGATCACATTCCTGCAGAGCCTTACTAGGCAACTAATTATAGCACTGTCCAGGACTACAGAAGACTAAGTGACAAAGATGCTTTTTGTTACCAGTGCAGACCTGagctacattaaaattaaaaaaaaaaaaaaaaatactgttataAAAACTTTTTCCAGCAGTTAAGCATGAACTCCTAACAAAAATCACAACAGTAAGAACCCAGGGGTTGAAATTTAATGCAGTTTCAAAGTTTAAGTACCGTTCTTAGTGATAACTGGTGCTCATTCTCATCATTATCCACCTTAAAGTGATAATCCTTGTCAGCTTTTAGTTCACAAcctgtaaagaaaaaaagcaaacctAGCAGAGATGAACATCAATCGCTACCTCATCTACTTTTTCAACTAAAAGTTCTGTGGATTCCACTCCACAAAGCCTATAAAAGTTCCATTTTCTCACAGTATTTCATTGTCAACAATGAATGGGGCACCATTACCTTTTTCAAAGGCTCaaacttcttaaaaaaaacaaaacccagaacttTATATAGTGGCTAAAGCTAAACACAACGTACTATTATTTCTCACTTTTTTCAAAAAGCCAATTTACCTACGTTCTGAAGGAAATCTATTACATCACACATCACCATAGGGACAGCTTATGTGTAGCTATCTAGATGTCTAGGTATAAAGCCTTTATGCTTAGTGTGGACGTTTTAAACACTcgcagatttttttaaataattattttaatgtgatgtatttttaaaaaaacaagttacTGCCATTGTTTACTGCTGTTAACAAATCTCAGCATAGCTAATGTGGGATCCCCAGAAGCCCAGTTAACCTGACCTGCTCAATACAGCACTTCTCTCCCGGACCccagcaacaaaaaagaaaaacaccagttCTAGATTAAAGGATGATTTTGATTTAGTGATACTCTTTCACATCAAGTCACTCTGACCACAGTCATCTGCAGCGTAGGAATGACTCCACCTACCGCAGAGGCAGAAAAGGGTCTCTAAGAAAAACCACCACCACGGTGGATGCGAAAAGACTTGAACAAAgaccttcaaaaccagtacttAAGCATTTCCCGCCCAGCACTCTTAACTAAGACACAAGAACAAGACCCCACGGCTCAGGGTTGACAAGACACTGAGAGCCCGGATGTAGGAGCCCACACCCCCTCCCTACCCCCAACCACGTGGCAACCACGTGTTCCCAGGGGTTGCAGCCCCCTCCGCAGCAGAGTGCCTGCGGGGCCGAGCCCCCCCACACTGGCCGAACCCCTTGGGTGTACCCGACTGGAGGCGAGGGCCCTGGAAAGCCTAGCGGACTGCACACGTAGCGGCCCATCAAGGGGGCGCAGGCCTCGCTCAGAGTCACCACCCGCCCGGGCCACCCGCCTGGGGCCCAGCAATGAAAAACAGCTGCGTGGAGGCAAACCCTGCGGACTTCTTCACGCTCGAGGATGAAGCGTCGCCGCAGCCCCTGCTGGCGCCGCAAACGGGTCCGCACCCTCGGCCGACCGACCTCTCAACGCCCGAGGCTCGAGCCTGGGCCGCTCCCGCCCTGAGTTAGGGCCGCTCTCTCCTCCGGGCCTCGATTTTCTCATCCCGGCCCCGCGGCCCAGGCGGTTCCTCCCAGCCCTCCGGCCTCCACCCACGCCGCGTCCTGCACACGCCAGGCCTCGGCTGGACTCCCGCCCCCCCAGCCACCAGGCCCTGCCCAAGCCCTCCCCGCCAGGCAGTTACCGAAAAGGTAGTTCTGAGGCCTGAGAGGGCTCATGTCCATGTCCATCGAGTCTTCCATGAGGCGGAGGCGCGCACTTCGGTGTGAGAGAGGTCGGACGGAGGAAACTGCCTACCGCTGCTCAGAACAAACACGCAGGACGGAATCACGCCAGGGAAAGGACGCGGGCTCGCCACACGTATATATGGCCGCAGGAAATCTCGCGAGATCCGCGCTAGTCCCGCCTCCGCGAGTGAGCTCCGGATCCCCTACTTCCCGCACCGTCGCGTTCTTGCGCAAGCGCTCTCCTACCCCAAGCCACTCTACCTcgcccccccacctcctccaggtgCTTGGCGGGCTCGCAATGCGCACGCGCGTTGGCTCCCGGCCACGCCCCTCCAGCGCAGTCGCCCTTGCGCAGGCGCGCTTTCCTTTTGTAGCGCGCTCCCGGCCTCCAGTGCTTCCACGTCTTCTGGGCCTCTGCACGCGGGCGCTCTGCGGAGAGGCTGCGCAGCCCACCCTAAAAGATGGCGGCTGCTGCCAGGGAACCAGGCGGCGGCTCCCTTCCCTTTTTCCCCGCCCTCCGGTTCCCGGTGGACCTGCAACAGGCATAATCTCCTCAGGGTTTGACTTGCTCGAAGGCTTGATCTTTTTCCCATAGAGCTTCAGGAACCAAAGGCAGAGTGAACCAGTCATTGAGGAGAATAATTCTCTGCCACTAGTCAGCCATGCTTTTTATGTCTTTCTGAGGCAGCAGCTCCAAAGTCAAAGTTCTCAGCTTTTCGTCATTTAGGGGACCAAAGGGAGCCTGAGTCAGTCACCTGCAAAGAGCATCTTTGGAAAAGTTTAGAAGAATGTGCGCAGTTGAGGCACGCAAGTCATCATCAGTCCAAATGAAAGCATGTGACTTTAAGACATACAGGAGCCTTAATTTGAATCTTTGGCTGGCAATTAGTGTTTTAAACTGCACCGTGACAAACATCCCTCAGCACTGGGTGCTTTTGAGAGCGGccctaatcttttttttaatcccaaCATAGCTAGCAAATGTAAGGATTATTGAGAGAACCCGTGCTCCCAGACTCTTCACTCCAgttgggaagaccagctatacaTAATACACGTGAGCCAATTATTAACCAAATCCTAAATTTGGAGGGGAAAATCAGCATCAATATGTGAATGGGGCCCAGTGCATTTTCACTTTACAACTACTAGAGAAAATCCTGAAGCTTGGAAGTATTGTCTGTAAACAAACTGAGATAGACGGGAAAAGAGAAAACCATAAGTGTACAGAATTTGGCCATTCAAAATGAGAAAGCATCTAGTCTAGGTGCCGGAGGATGTTCTTTGAGCCAGTAGGGGTCAAAGTTAACTACTTCATTGTTTCCTAGATTCTCCCCTTCCGAGCAGTAGTGGCcttcccgaatgctaggattaaaggtatgcagcaCCACAGCCTgcctttaattctttaactggcagagaaaatgaacctaATCAAGACCCCTACACTGTATTAGAATcaaggatttgttttgtttttcagcacttgggaggcagagccaggcggatctctgtgagttcaaggccagcctagtctacagagtgagttccaggaaaggcacaaagctacacagagaaaccctgtctcggagaaacaaaaacaaagacaaaacaaaacaaaaaa
Above is a window of Onychomys torridus chromosome 8, mOncTor1.1, whole genome shotgun sequence DNA encoding:
- the Npm1 gene encoding LOW QUALITY PROTEIN: nucleophosmin (The sequence of the model RefSeq protein was modified relative to this genomic sequence to represent the inferred CDS: inserted 1 base in 1 codon), encoding MEDSMDMDMSPLRPQNYLFGCELKADKDYHFKVDNDENEHQLSLRTVSLGAGAKDELHIVEAEAMNYEGSPIKVTLATLKMSVQPTVSLGGFEITPPVVLRLKCGSGPVHISGQHLVAVEEDAESEDEDEEDVKLLSMSGKRSAPGGGNKVPQKKVKLDEDDEDDDEDDEDDEDDDDDDFDDEEAEEKVPVKKSVRDTPAKNAQKSNQNGKDLKPSTPRSKGQESFKKQEKTPKTPKGPSSVEDIKAKMQASIEKGGSLPKVEAKFINYVKNCFRMTDQEAIQDXLAVEEVSLRKWFKQFEIIPSYLISVTVDISGCPFYNAK